Proteins encoded together in one Leptospira bourretii window:
- a CDS encoding methyl-accepting chemotaxis protein: MTNSSSMSQTSLQEKINKSKVIGIKGQLMLFIFLILSTVLSCIFYISYTTAKDQVLNVGEEMFTNVLKDAVGLVDALNERVKAGDMTLEEAQEMAKTYIVGPKMQDGNRDISKTKMSTNDYMYLWGITPEGIATMHPFNLEGVNIWDYQIQGKYTVRDTWGNPKATGYPLREIWQNPGEPIYTFMAYQAYYKPWNWVIGAGGREQIIYERRLRGMQGIFLLSAIISLTFSMLLSYFLASFISKRIQKIKFVVEKASQGDLREKVNLSFKDEFGILGDDFNIMAANLREMMKHVSNSSTKVAESAKEMYMSAENSSAVAGDIAKSIKQVAVNTESQLVAFTENKRGMLENSQAVAKIAESTATVSDLASEVLEKVQDGRNVIGTTIKQMSVVNSSVSGISNSIHVLGENSKAIGQIVETINQIASQTNLLALNAAIEAARAGDQGRGFAVVADEVRKLAERSEYATKQISVLIGEIQNNTSSAVAMMENGAREVEQGVSMVNEVGQTFERIAGSIEKVTDEMQGVSATTEEISASTEELNASTEQLAQISNGISDSTQAIAASSEEQLASSEEVTEAANNLGVLAEDLKAEIDKFKI; the protein is encoded by the coding sequence ATGACAAATTCTAGTTCCATGTCTCAAACCTCTCTCCAAGAAAAAATTAACAAAAGTAAGGTGATCGGAATCAAAGGCCAGCTGATGTTATTTATATTTTTGATTCTTTCAACAGTACTTTCCTGTATTTTTTATATTTCTTATACAACTGCAAAAGACCAGGTTTTGAATGTGGGAGAAGAGATGTTTACCAACGTTCTCAAAGATGCAGTTGGGCTGGTGGATGCTTTAAACGAAAGAGTAAAAGCTGGTGATATGACCTTGGAAGAGGCTCAGGAAATGGCGAAAACATACATTGTTGGTCCTAAGATGCAAGATGGAAACCGAGACATATCAAAAACAAAAATGTCGACAAACGATTATATGTATCTTTGGGGAATTACACCGGAAGGAATTGCAACCATGCATCCATTTAATCTTGAAGGTGTTAATATTTGGGACTACCAAATCCAAGGGAAGTACACAGTCCGAGATACTTGGGGGAATCCAAAAGCAACGGGATATCCATTACGTGAAATTTGGCAAAACCCTGGAGAACCCATTTATACTTTTATGGCCTACCAAGCATACTATAAACCATGGAACTGGGTGATTGGTGCGGGCGGTAGAGAGCAGATCATTTATGAAAGAAGATTACGGGGAATGCAAGGTATCTTTCTCCTGAGTGCAATCATAAGTTTAACATTTTCTATGTTGTTATCATATTTTTTAGCATCTTTTATTTCGAAACGAATTCAGAAAATTAAATTCGTGGTAGAAAAAGCAAGTCAAGGAGACCTTCGAGAAAAAGTAAATTTAAGTTTTAAAGATGAGTTTGGAATTCTCGGTGATGATTTTAATATCATGGCAGCTAACTTACGAGAAATGATGAAACATGTTTCCAATTCATCCACTAAGGTTGCTGAATCTGCAAAAGAAATGTATATGAGTGCAGAAAATTCTTCTGCTGTCGCCGGTGATATTGCAAAATCCATTAAACAAGTTGCTGTCAATACAGAATCGCAACTAGTCGCCTTCACAGAGAACAAACGAGGTATGCTTGAAAATTCTCAAGCTGTCGCAAAAATTGCAGAGTCTACTGCAACTGTTTCTGATTTGGCAAGTGAGGTTTTGGAAAAAGTTCAAGATGGAAGGAATGTGATTGGAACTACCATTAAACAGATGTCAGTTGTAAATTCTTCTGTCAGTGGGATTTCGAATAGTATTCATGTTTTAGGTGAAAATTCAAAAGCGATTGGTCAAATTGTAGAAACGATTAACCAAATTGCGAGCCAAACTAATTTACTTGCTCTGAATGCGGCCATTGAAGCGGCCAGAGCCGGAGACCAAGGGCGAGGTTTTGCTGTGGTTGCGGATGAGGTTCGAAAGTTAGCGGAAAGATCTGAGTATGCAACCAAACAAATCAGTGTTTTGATTGGAGAAATTCAAAACAATACAAGTTCAGCTGTTGCGATGATGGAGAATGGTGCAAGAGAAGTGGAACAAGGTGTTTCTATGGTCAATGAAGTGGGACAAACATTTGAAAGAATTGCAGGTTCCATTGAAAAGGTAACTGATGAAATGCAAGGTGTTTCAGCAACTACAGAAGAAATCTCGGCAAGTACGGAAGAGTTAAATGCATCGACAGAACAATTGGCACAAATTTCTAACGGAATTTCTGATAGCACACAAGCCATCGCTGCTTCTTCAGAAGAACAACTTGCATCATCTGAAGAAGTAACGGAAGCGGCGAATAACTTAGGAGTCCTTGCCGAAGACTTAAAAGCAGAAATTGATAAGTTTAAGATTTAA
- a CDS encoding LLM class flavin-dependent oxidoreductase → MAKFSILDLVFINEGNTAKEALANSVRVAKVAESLGYHRIWVAEHHNFPSIASAATSVVIGHLAGHTKSIRIGAGGIMLPNHSPLVIAEQFGTLESLYPGRIDLGLGRAPGTDQLTLRALRRDAMSAQSFPEDVKELLAYFEDDDQQLQIRAIPGMGTHIPVWILGSSLFGAQLAAILGLPYAFASHFAPGALMEAISIYRKQFRPSRYLDKPYVMVGVNVIAADTDKEAKHLFTSSQQSFTRILRNRRGTFPPPIEDIDSYWSPQEKQMASQMLSYSVVGAPNTVKEGIQKVLEETKADELMTVTSIYDTDKKIHSLEILANLDIE, encoded by the coding sequence ATGGCAAAATTTTCAATTCTCGATTTAGTATTTATCAATGAAGGAAATACCGCAAAGGAAGCTTTGGCGAATTCCGTTCGAGTGGCAAAAGTGGCAGAGAGTTTGGGTTACCATCGTATTTGGGTTGCGGAACACCATAACTTCCCATCCATCGCAAGTGCAGCTACCTCTGTTGTCATCGGTCATTTAGCAGGACATACCAAAAGTATACGCATTGGCGCCGGAGGGATCATGTTACCAAATCATTCCCCTCTTGTCATTGCAGAACAATTCGGAACCTTAGAAAGTTTATATCCAGGAAGGATTGATTTAGGTCTTGGTCGTGCTCCCGGAACTGACCAACTCACCTTACGCGCGTTAAGACGTGATGCCATGAGTGCACAATCGTTCCCGGAAGATGTCAAAGAACTTCTCGCTTATTTTGAAGATGATGATCAGCAATTACAAATACGTGCTATTCCTGGGATGGGAACTCATATTCCTGTCTGGATTTTAGGTTCTAGTTTGTTTGGAGCTCAACTTGCAGCAATCCTTGGACTTCCCTACGCCTTTGCTTCTCATTTTGCACCAGGTGCTTTGATGGAAGCCATTAGTATTTATCGAAAACAATTTCGACCTTCCCGGTATTTAGACAAACCTTATGTGATGGTAGGAGTGAATGTGATTGCGGCGGATACGGACAAAGAAGCGAAACATCTTTTCACAAGTTCCCAACAATCCTTTACTCGGATACTTCGAAATAGGAGAGGTACTTTTCCACCTCCTATTGAAGACATCGATTCCTATTGGTCTCCACAAGAAAAACAAATGGCATCTCAAATGTTATCTTATTCTGTTGTGGGAGCACCAAATACAGTGAAAGAGGGTATTCAAAAAGTTTTAGAAGAAACAAAAGCCGATGAGTTAATGACCGTTACCTCTATTTATGATACAGATAAAAAAATCCACTCTCTCGAAATTTTGGCAAATTTGGATATTGAGTAA
- a CDS encoding nucleoside 2-deoxyribosyltransferase — translation MSEYIYCSGPMFSPEELNTMASIAASLESAGYKTYLPQRDGIEVAKVMAMVNTPIISGEIFRDIMIFVQKAVFAMDVYQVVERCSATVFNMNGRPADDGSISETGISFAVGKPIVIYKNDPRTEFNGLDNPLLTGLSYNWKYVTDIAKIPTNLAEMIVKVNAAGENLYLKNPPPMVKKTMEVGKEVWEILQIIRFFEHKEKDLIAILKVLMEKLKASASFMKYLEG, via the coding sequence ATGAGCGAATATATTTATTGTTCTGGCCCGATGTTTAGTCCAGAAGAACTGAACACAATGGCAAGTATAGCAGCAAGCCTAGAAAGTGCAGGATACAAAACGTACCTTCCACAAAGAGACGGAATCGAAGTAGCCAAAGTCATGGCAATGGTCAACACGCCCATCATTTCGGGCGAAATCTTTCGAGACATTATGATTTTTGTGCAAAAAGCAGTGTTTGCAATGGATGTTTATCAAGTTGTTGAACGATGCAGTGCAACAGTATTCAACATGAATGGAAGACCTGCTGATGATGGTTCTATTTCTGAAACAGGAATATCCTTTGCTGTTGGAAAACCAATCGTCATTTACAAAAATGACCCAAGAACTGAATTTAATGGGTTAGACAACCCTCTCCTAACAGGACTTAGTTATAATTGGAAATACGTCACAGACATTGCTAAAATTCCAACTAACCTTGCAGAAATGATTGTGAAGGTCAACGCTGCGGGAGAAAACCTTTATCTAAAAAATCCCCCACCTATGGTCAAAAAAACCATGGAAGTTGGAAAAGAAGTTTGGGAAATTCTACAAATCATCCGCTTCTTTGAACACAAAGAGAAAGATTTAATCGCCATCCTCAAAGTCCTTATGGAAAAACTGAAAGCTTCTGCGAGTTTTATGAAATACTTAGAAGGTTAA
- a CDS encoding alanine racemase encodes MFKTRKSRLWFFLLIGLVVLSFLKPKDEGSAYQEYYFALNQELKTNGFGKPVVLLDLDRLDENLSTLSKNIPPPLHYRIVVKSLPSLDLLRYITKATKTNRLMVFHSGDLVMLLGDREFSSFDILLGKPMPVRALEDIYLKTKVDRFQKIHWLVDTETRMNQYLEFAKSKNIKLNLVLEIDIGLHRGGFVNPKETNQILAIFQNHQKNLEFGGFMGYEPHVASVPNLLGDKNEAIEKEIGSSLKKYEGFVQSGKESFPSLFDKELLLNGGGSKTYRFYQKNQNVVNDVSVGSALVMPTDFDVSTLVEHKPAFFIAAPVLKRLEGTTIPFLESISFLFPFWNPNLQVTYFIYGGAYLAKKESPQGLFDNNLYGVSTNQGILNGSLATGLKPDDYVFFRPTQSEKVMAEMGEVILLRKGKIIGTWKCFIN; translated from the coding sequence ATGTTCAAAACTCGTAAATCCCGCCTCTGGTTTTTTCTACTGATCGGACTCGTCGTTTTATCTTTTCTAAAACCAAAGGATGAAGGTTCCGCTTACCAAGAATATTATTTTGCCCTTAACCAAGAGTTAAAAACCAATGGTTTTGGAAAACCGGTTGTACTTTTGGACTTGGATCGGTTGGATGAAAATTTATCTACACTTTCTAAAAACATACCACCACCCTTACACTATCGTATCGTTGTAAAGTCACTTCCTTCTTTGGATCTCCTTCGTTATATTACAAAAGCAACAAAAACAAATCGTCTTATGGTTTTCCACTCAGGTGACTTGGTGATGTTACTAGGTGATCGTGAATTTTCTTCCTTTGATATCCTTCTTGGAAAACCGATGCCAGTTCGTGCATTAGAAGATATTTACCTAAAAACAAAAGTAGATCGATTCCAGAAAATTCACTGGTTGGTTGATACAGAAACAAGGATGAATCAATACTTGGAGTTTGCAAAATCAAAAAATATAAAACTCAACCTTGTTTTGGAGATTGATATTGGCCTTCACAGGGGTGGATTTGTGAATCCAAAGGAAACAAATCAAATTCTTGCTATCTTTCAGAACCATCAAAAAAACTTAGAGTTTGGTGGATTTATGGGTTACGAGCCACATGTCGCTTCCGTTCCAAATCTATTAGGTGATAAGAATGAAGCGATAGAAAAAGAGATTGGCTCCTCTTTGAAAAAATATGAAGGATTTGTTCAATCTGGTAAAGAATCATTTCCATCTTTGTTTGATAAAGAATTACTTTTGAATGGTGGTGGAAGTAAAACGTATCGATTTTATCAAAAGAATCAAAATGTGGTCAATGATGTCTCTGTTGGTTCAGCACTTGTGATGCCGACAGATTTTGATGTCAGTACACTTGTAGAACACAAACCTGCGTTTTTTATTGCAGCCCCTGTTTTGAAACGATTGGAAGGAACCACCATTCCCTTTTTAGAATCCATTTCATTTTTATTTCCTTTCTGGAATCCAAACTTACAGGTGACTTATTTTATTTACGGTGGAGCTTATCTTGCCAAAAAAGAATCTCCCCAAGGGCTTTTTGACAATAACCTTTATGGTGTTAGTACAAACCAAGGGATCTTAAACGGAAGTTTGGCGACTGGCTTAAAACCAGATGACTATGTTTTTTTTCGTCCCACCCAAAGTGAAAAAGTAATGGCTGAAATGGGCGAAGTGATCCTTTTAAGAAAGGGAAAAATCATTGGAACTTGGAAGTGTTTTATCAACTAG
- a CDS encoding extracellular catalytic domain type 1 short-chain-length polyhydroxyalkanoate depolymerase translates to MKQKSRFLLVLSSILLIFSTASCSRGWLRSKIRERFQKKMEEKPAPIASNDLSQKIENPGDYTFTFSFDGIPRYYKVHVPKSYSPNKETPLLFVLHGGGGDMEIQSKEEYYHQISKSEENGHIAVFPNGYSKYKSGKIATWNAGNCCAEARDKKIDDVGFIKEVLNHTTKQLHIDKSKVYSTGMSNGAMMTYRLACEMTDKLSAIATVAGTDNTIFCNPSKPISVLHIHAKDDDKVLFFGGAGSSFKDRSLVTDFVSVPKSVDKWVQFNQCNPTPKRVLDEPGVICDEYNECKNGVKVKLCVTESGGHSWPGGKKPSLFFGSATPSTAIKANDLMWEFFTAK, encoded by the coding sequence ATGAAACAAAAATCTAGATTCTTATTGGTTTTGTCTTCCATCCTCCTCATTTTTTCCACCGCTTCTTGTTCTCGCGGCTGGTTGCGTAGTAAAATCCGAGAACGTTTCCAAAAAAAAATGGAAGAAAAACCAGCACCTATTGCTTCCAACGATCTGAGCCAAAAAATCGAAAATCCAGGTGATTATACATTCACTTTTTCTTTTGACGGAATCCCTCGATATTACAAAGTGCATGTTCCAAAATCATATTCACCTAACAAAGAAACTCCCCTCCTTTTTGTTTTACATGGAGGTGGCGGTGATATGGAAATCCAATCTAAAGAAGAATATTACCATCAAATTTCCAAATCAGAAGAAAATGGACATATCGCCGTATTCCCAAATGGATATAGTAAATACAAATCTGGAAAAATTGCTACATGGAATGCGGGGAATTGTTGCGCGGAAGCGCGTGACAAAAAAATCGACGATGTTGGTTTTATCAAAGAAGTCTTAAACCATACCACCAAACAACTACACATTGACAAATCCAAAGTGTATTCTACCGGGATGTCCAATGGAGCCATGATGACCTATCGCCTCGCATGCGAAATGACAGATAAACTTTCAGCAATCGCAACCGTTGCCGGTACTGATAATACAATCTTCTGTAATCCTTCCAAACCAATTTCTGTATTGCATATTCACGCAAAAGATGATGATAAAGTTCTTTTTTTTGGTGGTGCAGGCAGTAGTTTCAAAGATAGATCACTTGTTACTGATTTTGTTTCTGTTCCTAAATCAGTAGATAAATGGGTTCAATTCAACCAGTGTAATCCTACACCCAAACGAGTCTTAGACGAACCAGGTGTCATTTGCGATGAATACAATGAATGTAAAAATGGTGTGAAGGTAAAACTTTGTGTCACCGAATCGGGAGGGCATTCTTGGCCTGGCGGCAAAAAACCCTCACTTTTCTTTGGCTCTGCCACACCATCAACGGCCATCAAAGCAAACGATCTCATGTGGGAATTTTTTACCGCAAAATAA
- a CDS encoding SpoIIE family protein phosphatase, with the protein MKIRYLFAIYCSLIAILPIHASPNLTNFQLNNPKELVKLAGQWRFNPKDDITHAQKQFPDTHWGQLSVPAQWNNSGLSGFQVGWYRQSFQVSKLFKNQKISILTPIIADANEIYINGVLVGQTGLISESGELIKKSSRISVYTIPSELINYEGKNTIAVRVADDVGWGGFVNSEFYMGDSDLIQSKFYKYIMWNSAICFAFLYSAIYCLILWLRSRRERAYLIYFIFAILAGLATFGNLSLPYFIWDNFWFNHFIFHPALNLMGIFGTLFFFDFSEQKPSKLIKGVLWFHAILSIVSFFTFYPFIMDIYSKYTLNANDILSLIELLFIFVFTIKAVRNKQPGAFIILIGQIGLGITAIFSVLSYLQVYVSVLDRSLSEGFLFYTLSLSFALSIRFAKLYEATNQLKSELEKKNEELISLDKMKNEFLSNTSHELRTPLNGIIGITESLIEGTMGTVSNGVAKNLGFIISSAKRLSNLVNDLLDFSMMKNRRFNLFPITLAIQPSVEITIGLLERTAREKGIALISEIPDNTPLVYGDESRIQQILFNLIGNAIKFTESGSIRITVRTINNGLVDYLEISVIDTGIGLSKEDQNKIFSPFAQADASISRNYGGVGLGLSITKNLVELHTGTISVESELGKGSIFRFTLPLANGQTEFQFPQNSNADGAHIWMSTEDLRGNFIVEQAYTERMELSTNLSKDLNRNLTILAVDDDPINLEVLKIQLSGSGFHVVPVLDGQTAINVANEIKPDLVLLDIMMPKMSGYQVCKILRESYSMYEMPILMLTAKNRIEDVLSGLEAGANDYLGKPFDKRELLARVNTLILLKSAVEEKEDYLSIKAELKLAKKIQDSSLPLHPPTGGRATIVSRYNPMTSIGGDYYDFHTPDEYSLGVVIADVSGHGIPAAIVAAMFKMAFNLQKHVSKKPNEVLKRINKLLLNSIHKQFVTACYLFFDLENQRILYASAGHPPVAFYRRKTNKVEMVRPKGRILGCFPEIPDEILDIPFAIGDRVILYTDGISEARNLAGEMFGDERLSHYIVENSKDSSADLFADGLLEQIKEFCGKNVPDDDITLVVVDL; encoded by the coding sequence ATGAAAATTCGTTATCTATTTGCGATTTACTGTTCTCTTATCGCCATATTGCCAATCCATGCAAGTCCCAATCTTACCAACTTTCAACTGAACAACCCTAAAGAACTGGTGAAATTAGCCGGCCAATGGAGATTCAACCCTAAAGATGACATAACCCATGCTCAAAAACAATTTCCCGATACCCACTGGGGCCAACTGTCTGTTCCTGCCCAATGGAACAATTCAGGTCTGTCCGGTTTTCAAGTAGGATGGTACAGACAATCCTTCCAAGTTTCGAAATTATTTAAAAACCAAAAGATAAGTATCCTCACTCCTATCATTGCCGATGCCAATGAAATTTATATCAATGGAGTTCTTGTTGGTCAAACAGGTTTGATTTCCGAATCCGGTGAATTGATTAAAAAAAGCAGTAGAATCAGTGTATATACAATCCCATCTGAACTCATCAATTATGAAGGAAAAAACACTATTGCCGTGCGAGTGGCTGACGATGTAGGTTGGGGTGGGTTTGTAAATTCTGAATTTTATATGGGCGATTCAGATCTCATCCAAAGTAAATTCTACAAATACATCATGTGGAATTCTGCAATTTGTTTTGCTTTTTTATATTCTGCTATTTATTGTTTGATTCTTTGGTTACGTAGCCGCAGAGAACGTGCTTATTTAATTTATTTCATTTTTGCAATCCTTGCAGGACTTGCAACTTTCGGAAACTTATCACTCCCGTACTTTATTTGGGATAATTTTTGGTTCAACCATTTCATTTTTCACCCTGCGTTAAACTTAATGGGTATATTTGGGACTCTTTTCTTTTTTGATTTTTCAGAACAAAAACCATCAAAGTTGATAAAGGGAGTTCTTTGGTTTCATGCAATCCTCTCCATCGTCTCCTTTTTTACGTTTTATCCTTTTATCATGGATATTTACTCGAAGTATACTTTAAATGCAAATGATATCCTTTCACTTATAGAACTTCTTTTTATTTTCGTCTTCACCATCAAAGCAGTTCGGAACAAACAACCAGGTGCTTTTATTATTTTAATTGGACAAATCGGACTTGGGATTACTGCGATTTTCTCTGTTTTAAGTTATCTCCAAGTTTACGTTTCAGTTTTAGATCGATCTCTTTCAGAAGGATTTTTATTTTACACCTTAAGTTTGTCATTTGCATTATCGATTCGTTTTGCAAAACTTTATGAAGCTACAAACCAATTAAAGAGTGAGTTAGAAAAGAAAAACGAAGAATTAATATCATTGGATAAAATGAAAAACGAGTTTTTATCCAATACCTCCCATGAACTCCGAACACCACTCAACGGAATCATTGGGATTACTGAATCTCTCATCGAAGGTACGATGGGTACAGTCAGCAATGGAGTCGCCAAAAACTTAGGCTTCATTATATCGTCTGCCAAAAGACTTTCTAATTTAGTTAATGACCTTCTTGATTTTTCGATGATGAAAAATCGAAGGTTTAATCTTTTCCCAATCACACTCGCCATCCAACCTTCTGTTGAAATAACTATAGGCTTACTCGAACGTACTGCCAGAGAAAAAGGAATCGCTCTCATCAGCGAAATTCCCGATAACACTCCTTTAGTTTATGGAGATGAAAGTAGAATCCAACAAATCCTCTTTAACTTAATTGGGAATGCTATCAAATTCACCGAATCTGGAAGTATTCGAATCACCGTCAGAACAATTAACAATGGTTTGGTTGATTATTTGGAAATTTCTGTTATCGATACAGGAATTGGTCTCTCCAAAGAAGACCAAAATAAAATTTTTTCGCCCTTTGCCCAAGCAGACGCTAGTATTTCGCGAAACTATGGTGGAGTGGGACTTGGTCTTTCCATCACCAAAAACTTGGTAGAATTACATACAGGGACTATTTCTGTTGAATCAGAACTAGGCAAGGGATCAATATTTCGATTCACATTGCCTCTTGCGAATGGCCAAACAGAATTCCAATTTCCTCAAAACTCAAATGCAGACGGTGCCCATATTTGGATGTCAACAGAAGACTTAAGAGGAAATTTCATCGTTGAACAAGCGTATACGGAAAGGATGGAACTTAGTACAAATCTTTCGAAAGATTTAAATAGAAATCTCACCATCCTTGCTGTCGACGATGACCCAATCAATTTAGAAGTATTAAAAATTCAACTTAGCGGCTCTGGATTTCATGTTGTACCCGTGTTAGATGGACAAACAGCAATCAATGTAGCAAATGAAATCAAACCAGATTTAGTATTGTTAGACATCATGATGCCAAAAATGAGTGGTTATCAAGTTTGCAAAATATTGAGAGAATCTTATTCGATGTATGAAATGCCAATTCTTATGTTAACGGCAAAAAATAGAATCGAAGATGTACTTTCTGGTTTGGAAGCAGGTGCCAATGATTATCTAGGAAAACCTTTTGACAAAAGAGAACTTCTTGCGAGGGTCAACACACTAATCCTTTTAAAATCTGCGGTTGAAGAAAAAGAAGATTATTTAAGTATCAAAGCTGAATTAAAACTGGCCAAAAAAATCCAAGATTCTTCCCTTCCCTTACATCCGCCAACTGGTGGTAGGGCAACCATTGTATCAAGATACAATCCGATGACTTCGATTGGTGGGGATTATTACGATTTTCACACGCCCGACGAATATAGTTTAGGTGTTGTGATTGCCGATGTATCAGGTCATGGAATACCAGCCGCCATTGTGGCAGCAATGTTCAAGATGGCATTTAACTTACAAAAACATGTTTCTAAAAAACCGAACGAAGTTTTAAAAAGAATCAACAAGTTACTGCTGAATTCAATTCATAAACAATTTGTTACTGCTTGTTATTTATTTTTTGATTTAGAAAACCAAAGAATCCTTTATGCAAGTGCCGGTCACCCTCCAGTAGCTTTTTATAGAAGAAAAACTAACAAAGTAGAAATGGTTCGACCAAAAGGAAGAATTCTCGGATGTTTTCCAGAGATTCCTGATGAAATTTTGGACATTCCTTTTGCTATTGGTGACCGAGTCATTTTATATACAGACGGAATCTCCGAAGCACGAAATCTCGCAGGGGAGATGTTTGGTGATGAAAGACTCAGCCATTATATTGTTGAAAATTCTAAAGATAGTTCGGCCGATCTATTTGCCGACGGACTTTTAGAACAAATCAAAGAATTTTGCGGGAAAAATGTTCCAGATGACGACATAACACTCGTAGTCGTTGATCTCTGA
- a CDS encoding helix-turn-helix domain-containing protein codes for MKVWNPNLSPKERSLIQSVYVFESTHGEKYKLPFYADGFPGIVFFHSEKPVTVFVGSESKVMDPVFVYGQTIYPIQIEIEGPFFFVMVQLLPAVVETALGIPVLELTNSCWTIPKFEWNFEPNFSLAIDEFSSSLATQALLNFILEKGKKFRPDPVLFVCIEEILEKKGNCEIGKLSKKHGLSERTLQRRFQNYVGLTPKQFSTIIRFQSSLNEINTDNKFSLTDIAYVSGYSDQSHFIRQFKSFTKQKPFQFREKI; via the coding sequence ATGAAAGTTTGGAACCCTAACTTAAGTCCGAAGGAAAGATCACTCATCCAATCTGTATATGTATTTGAATCCACCCATGGAGAGAAATATAAACTTCCTTTTTATGCAGATGGATTTCCTGGAATTGTATTTTTTCATTCCGAAAAACCTGTGACGGTTTTTGTTGGATCGGAATCCAAAGTAATGGATCCAGTATTTGTCTATGGGCAGACCATTTACCCCATACAAATTGAAATCGAAGGTCCTTTTTTCTTTGTGATGGTCCAACTCCTTCCTGCAGTTGTAGAAACAGCTTTGGGCATTCCTGTTCTTGAGCTAACCAATTCTTGTTGGACAATCCCTAAGTTCGAGTGGAATTTTGAACCTAATTTCAGTTTGGCGATTGACGAGTTTTCTTCTTCTTTGGCAACCCAAGCATTACTGAATTTTATTCTCGAAAAAGGAAAGAAGTTTCGTCCAGATCCGGTTTTGTTTGTTTGTATCGAAGAAATTTTAGAGAAAAAAGGGAACTGTGAAATCGGGAAGTTATCCAAAAAACATGGACTTTCTGAAAGAACACTGCAAAGGCGATTCCAAAACTATGTAGGTCTTACCCCAAAACAGTTCTCAACCATCATTCGGTTTCAATCTAGTCTAAATGAAATAAATACTGACAACAAATTTAGTCTCACTGATATAGCATATGTTAGTGGGTATTCGGACCAATCTCATTTTATTCGCCAATTCAAATCCTTTACTAAACAAAAACCATTTCAATTCAGAGAAAAAATCTAA
- a CDS encoding SRPBCC family protein, translating into MKERQVRNSTFTIERILPASKERSFAAWANADSKRRWFACHDDWKTVEFSLDFQVGGKETNLVVTPSGSRHVFDGTYYDIIPNERIVYAFGMYVDNIRISVSLVTVLFESTIEGRTKMVFTEQIVLLQKPTVDGFSTEEEANGRVEGTNAGFDRLVKELS; encoded by the coding sequence TTGAAAGAAAGGCAAGTCAGAAATTCTACATTTACGATCGAAAGGATCTTACCTGCATCTAAGGAAAGATCCTTTGCCGCTTGGGCCAATGCCGATTCCAAACGAAGATGGTTTGCTTGTCATGATGATTGGAAAACTGTTGAATTTAGTTTGGACTTTCAGGTTGGCGGGAAAGAAACCAATTTAGTTGTAACACCATCAGGCAGTCGGCATGTATTTGATGGAACTTATTATGACATTATTCCTAACGAAAGAATTGTTTATGCTTTTGGAATGTATGTGGATAACATTCGTATCTCTGTTTCTTTGGTAACAGTGCTCTTTGAGTCCACGATTGAGGGTAGAACAAAGATGGTATTTACCGAACAGATTGTACTTTTGCAAAAACCAACAGTAGATGGATTTTCAACAGAAGAAGAAGCCAATGGCCGTGTAGAAGGAACCAATGCAGGATTCGATCGACTTGTAAAAGAACTATCCTAG